In Spinacia oleracea cultivar Varoflay chromosome 5, BTI_SOV_V1, whole genome shotgun sequence, a single window of DNA contains:
- the LOC110792062 gene encoding protein FAR1-RELATED SEQUENCE 5-like gives MGTSGLRPMELFRYMCVEAGGEDCVGHTAIDHLNFCSRLRMKQIEAGDAQALIDILYQEQANDPGFYFRVKLNEEGRVCNLFWRDSMMLEDYKIYGDILVFDTTYRTNKYNLICAPFVGINNHWKNCMFGCSFIGNEKIESFVWLLETFKKSMGGNCPITIFTDQDQAMANAIENVFPDTRHRLYIWHLEKNAISRFGALKKDTKFKHVFNKCLKGCVTEIEFEARWQSMIETYGLQEHSWFNRIYDLKDKWCPALSKDFFSAGILSSQRSESTNHAIGFKANKSTTLTEFYRIFRATIQRWRSTEKQDEFTCSRAVPSSAFLISGLLKHALQVYTMSLFRDFEEEFGYSMAATSSLIWSNEETMMFQVSLEEKTWSAQQVCYMPATNKVWCTCKNFEASRWLCYHCIRVLHNFSITRIPDEYITTRWTKYAKSEVWDRLKNQDQLQLEYTPWRQIIARKYYNLILKSQANEETRKLIDESYKTNLKLIEEMLVAATLKEAEVAAPSEVAESTESTTIEPDSSSTSTGVSVPRVLDPKRVVTKGRKKRIKGGLKSKSSKKSIAPQANSEFGSKTPNAHLF, from the exons ATGGGGACCTCAGGCCTTAGACCTATGGAGTTGTTTAGATATATGTGTGTAGAAGCAGGAGGTGAAGATTGTGTAGGTCACACTGCCATAGACCATCTTAATTTTTGTTCAAGACTTAGAATGAAACAAATAGAAGCAGGTGATGCTCAAGCTTTAATTGATATCTTGTATCAAGAACAAGCAAATGATCCTGGTTTCTATTTCAGAGTAAAACTAAATGAAGAAGGAAGGGTTTGCAACCTATTTTGGCGAGATTCTATGATGTTAGAGGATTACAAAATTTATGGAGACATATTAGTGTTTGATACTACCTATAGAACAAACAAGTACAATTTGATTTGTGCTCCTTTTGTGGGTATCAACAACCACTGGAAAAACTGCATGTTTGGTTGTTCTTTCATTGGAAATGAGAAGATCGAATCCTTTGTATGGTTACTTGAGACCTTTAAGAAGTCAATGGGAGGTAACTGCCCAATTACAATTTTTACTGATCAAGATCAAGCTATGGCTAATGCGATCGAAAAT GTATTCCCTGATACAAGGCACAGATTGTATATATGGCATTTGGAGAAAAATGCAATTTCAAGATTTGGAGCTCTAAAAAAAGACACTAAATTTAAGCATGTATTCAACAAGTGCTTGAAAGGGTGTGTTACAGAAATTGAATTTGAGGCAAGGTGGCAGTCAATGATAGAAACATATGGGCTGCAAGAGCATTCTTGGTTCAACAGAATTTATGAtctgaaagataagtggtgtccAGCACTGAGTAAAGATTTTTTTTCGGCTGGTATACTTTCGTCTCAACGAAGCGAGAGCACGAATCATGCAATAGGATTCAAAGCAAACAAGTCAACCACACTTACTGAGTTCTATAGAATTTTTAGGGCAACAATTCAACGATGGAGAAGTacagagaaacaagatgagttCACATGCAGTAGGGCAGTGCCATCTTCGGCATTTCTAATATCCGGTTTACTAAAGCATGCTTTACAAGTATACACTATGTCTCTCTTCAGAGACTTTGAAGAAGAATTTGGATACTCAATGGCAGCAACATCTTCACTAATTTGGAGCAATGAAGAAACTATGATGTTCCAAGTATCTTTGGAAGAGAAGACATGGTCTGCACAACAAGTTTGTTATATGCCTGCAACCAACAAAGTTTGGTGTACTTGCAAAAATTTTGAAGCTTCTCGGTGGTTATGTTATCATTGCATCAGAGTATTGCACAATTTTTCAATTACAAGGATACCAGATGAATATATTACGACAAGATGGACAAAGTATGCAAAATCTGAAGTTTGGGACAGATTGAAAAACCAAGATCAACTACAGCTCGAGTATACACCATGGCGACAAATAATTGCAAGAAAATACTACAACTTAATCTTAAAGAGCCAAGCAAATGAAGAAACAAGGAAACTTATAGATGAGAGTTATAAGACAAACCTGAAACTTATTGAAGAGATGCTTGTTGCTGCAACTCTAAAAGAAGCTGAAGTTGCTGCTCCTTCTGAAGTTGCTGAAAGTACTGAAAGCACTACTATTGAACCTGATTCATCATCAACCTCAACAGGTGTAAGTGTTCCAAGAGTATTGGATCCTAAACGTGTTGTCACGAAAGGAAGAAAAAAGAGAATAAAAGGCGGATTGAAAAGCAAGAGTTCGAAGAAGAGCATAGCGCCTCAAGCAAATTCGGAGTTTGGATCCAAGACACCTAATGCACATCTGTTTTAG
- the LOC110792070 gene encoding uncharacterized protein, which produces MPCILTSCKRLMLALQDFFFSVKSSFSLVEVMDKEESESDNSAAVENLQTCCERWAYYENSGCDVLGAEMIFVPLLIEDHYLMFVIDHLNEKIHYLDNIIWPTETLEYFEKLSFHVADQMDDFLKKGNYPKAEKIRFYKFQVQNLQWSKKKPDNIDSGVFVIYEMELYGGEQFQYDDLMTVSWRRFLRAKICATLVMSDMNASRSDVVDEVIKFNKNNRNSDFVKMVEGKRKLALAEQKRKRDEKTKQLNVANAQKETKEKRVVKKQKKYTPSKE; this is translated from the exons ATGCCATGTATCTTAACGAGTTGCAAAAGGCTAATGTTGGCATtacaagattttttttttagtgtaAAATCAAGT TTTTCTTTGGTAGAAGTTATGGACAAAGAGGAAAGTGAAAGTGATAATTCTGCAGCCGTGGAGAACTTGCAGACGTGTTGCGAACGTTGGGCTTATTACGAAAATTCTGGTTGTGATGTTCTGGGAGCTGAAATG ATTTTTGTCCCTCTTTTGATTGAGGATCACTATCTCATGTTTGTTATTGATCATTTGAACGAGAAAATACATTACCTTGATAATATCATTTGGCCTACTGAGACACTTGAGTATTTTGAGAAGTTGTCCTTTCATGTG GCAGATCAAATGGATGATTTTCTTAAAAAAGGAAATTATCCTAAAGCTGAAAAAATACGTTTttacaagtttcaagttcaaaatcttCAGTGGAGCAAGAAGAAGCCTGATAATATTGATAGTGGTGTGTTCGTTATCTATGAAATGGAGTTGTATGGTGGTGAACAGTTTCAATACGATGATTTGATGACA GTTTCTTGGAGGCGTTTTCTTCGAGCTAAGATTTGTGCCACACTTGTTATGTCTGACATGAATGCGTCGAGGTCTGATGTTGTAGATGAAGTAATCAAGTTCAACAAGAACAACAGAAATTCTGATTTTGTGAAGATGGTTGAAGGAAAGAGGAAGTTAGCTTTGGCTGAGCAGAAAAGGAAGAGAGATGAAAAAACTAAGCAACTTAATGTAGCCAATGCGCAGAAGGAAACTAAGGAAAAACGAGTAGTGAAAAAACAGAAGAAGTATACTCCTTCAAAAGAGTAG
- the LOC130459091 gene encoding uncharacterized protein isoform X2, which produces MARSKNKRAKTLHKSAGAQDDEDSRDDREKKKRKRASNLSADVKSPSSPIVTRCRPCTLEKVVSGLTQLQQLDVVEVGFGGLLGLQMKRMVRSILPWLVNSFNGVSCMFSISKGKEFVVTKFDVHDVFCLPMGGGVEIPELKVNRLCPQEDEALKAEWRRRFDVPDNQGISLCKLEARMKQLADGGDEFKRCFVIHALSSLLVPTSNRTVNLKLLKAVEDVNRIRKYDWCSYVLKRLKKVVVEYKKMTTQKHVSGCLLLLQILYFHRLKFQGHVENSGLPLIQHWTDLKVKERISLELKAGGFGKGLLDKVTYPVSDMLHLNQEAQVETCDEDEANDGPPSNNADEGETDIATGGPSPNPTARVLESGIPIPQWWWCFQCECWSPWRCWYRKVRSF; this is translated from the exons ATGGCGAGATCGAAGAACAAGCGAGCTAAAACTCTTCACAAATCTGCTGGAG CTCAAGATGATGAAGATTCTAGAGATGATCGGGAAAAAAAGAAGAGGAAGAGGGCTTCAAATCTTTCTGCTGATGTTAAATCCCCATCATC GCCTATTGTCACCCGCTGTAGACCTTGCACTCTGGAAAAGGTTGTTAGTGGTCTTACTCAGTTGCAGCAGCTAGATGTTGTTGAGGTTGGATTTGGGGGACTCTTGGGTTTACAAATGAAGCGTATGGTCAGGAGCATACTTCCTTGGCTAGTCAACAGTTTTAATGGGGTCAGTTGTATGTTTTCTATTTCTAAAGGGAAAGAATTTGTGGTCACTAAGTTTGATGTGCATGATGTCTTTTGTTTGCCTATGGGTGGGGGAGTTGAAATACCTGAATTGAAGGTTAATCGTTTGTGTCCACAAGAAGATGAAGCTCTTAAGGCTGAATGGAGGAGGAGATTTGATGTTCCTGATAATCAAGGAATTTCTCTGTGTAAACTAGAAGCTAGGATGAAACAATTGGCAGATGGAGGTGATGAATTTAAAAGGTGTTTTGTGATTCATGCATTGAGTAGTCTTCTTGTTCCAACTTCGAATAGGACCGTCAATTTGAAATTGCTTAAGGCCGTTGAAGATGTTAATCGAATTAGGAAATATGACTGGTGTTCTTACGTGCTGAAAAGGTTGAAAAAGGTTGTTGTTGAATATAAGAAGATGACTACGCAAAAGCATGTCTCTGgatgtttgttgttgttgcagATTTTGTATTTCCATCGTTTGAAATTTCAAGGTCATGTAGAGAATTCCGGTCTTCCTTTGATCCAACACTGGACAGATTTGAAAGTGAAAGAGAGAATTTCACTTGAGTTGAAAGCGGGTGGGTTTGGTAAAGGTCTCTTGGATAAGGTGACTTATCCGGTGTCTGATATGTTGCACCTAAATCAAGAAGCTCAAGTTGAAACATGTGATGAAGATGAAGCCAATGATGGACCACCATCTAATAATGCTGACGAGGGAGAAACCGATATTGCAACTGGTGGACCATCACCTAACCCTACAGCTCGTGTGTTGGAATCTGGTATCCCCATTCCCCAATGGTGGTGGTGCTTTCAATGTGAGTGTTGGAGCCCATGGAGATGCTGGTATAGGAAGGTTCGTTCGTTTTGA
- the LOC130459091 gene encoding uncharacterized protein isoform X1 produces MARSKNKRAKTLHKSAGAQDDEDSRDDREKKKRKRASNLSADVKSPSSVVRPIVTRCRPCTLEKVVSGLTQLQQLDVVEVGFGGLLGLQMKRMVRSILPWLVNSFNGVSCMFSISKGKEFVVTKFDVHDVFCLPMGGGVEIPELKVNRLCPQEDEALKAEWRRRFDVPDNQGISLCKLEARMKQLADGGDEFKRCFVIHALSSLLVPTSNRTVNLKLLKAVEDVNRIRKYDWCSYVLKRLKKVVVEYKKMTTQKHVSGCLLLLQILYFHRLKFQGHVENSGLPLIQHWTDLKVKERISLELKAGGFGKGLLDKVTYPVSDMLHLNQEAQVETCDEDEANDGPPSNNADEGETDIATGGPSPNPTARVLESGIPIPQWWWCFQCECWSPWRCWYRKVRSF; encoded by the exons ATGGCGAGATCGAAGAACAAGCGAGCTAAAACTCTTCACAAATCTGCTGGAG CTCAAGATGATGAAGATTCTAGAGATGATCGGGAAAAAAAGAAGAGGAAGAGGGCTTCAAATCTTTCTGCTGATGTTAAATCCCCATCATC TGTTGTCAGGCCTATTGTCACCCGCTGTAGACCTTGCACTCTGGAAAAGGTTGTTAGTGGTCTTACTCAGTTGCAGCAGCTAGATGTTGTTGAGGTTGGATTTGGGGGACTCTTGGGTTTACAAATGAAGCGTATGGTCAGGAGCATACTTCCTTGGCTAGTCAACAGTTTTAATGGGGTCAGTTGTATGTTTTCTATTTCTAAAGGGAAAGAATTTGTGGTCACTAAGTTTGATGTGCATGATGTCTTTTGTTTGCCTATGGGTGGGGGAGTTGAAATACCTGAATTGAAGGTTAATCGTTTGTGTCCACAAGAAGATGAAGCTCTTAAGGCTGAATGGAGGAGGAGATTTGATGTTCCTGATAATCAAGGAATTTCTCTGTGTAAACTAGAAGCTAGGATGAAACAATTGGCAGATGGAGGTGATGAATTTAAAAGGTGTTTTGTGATTCATGCATTGAGTAGTCTTCTTGTTCCAACTTCGAATAGGACCGTCAATTTGAAATTGCTTAAGGCCGTTGAAGATGTTAATCGAATTAGGAAATATGACTGGTGTTCTTACGTGCTGAAAAGGTTGAAAAAGGTTGTTGTTGAATATAAGAAGATGACTACGCAAAAGCATGTCTCTGgatgtttgttgttgttgcagATTTTGTATTTCCATCGTTTGAAATTTCAAGGTCATGTAGAGAATTCCGGTCTTCCTTTGATCCAACACTGGACAGATTTGAAAGTGAAAGAGAGAATTTCACTTGAGTTGAAAGCGGGTGGGTTTGGTAAAGGTCTCTTGGATAAGGTGACTTATCCGGTGTCTGATATGTTGCACCTAAATCAAGAAGCTCAAGTTGAAACATGTGATGAAGATGAAGCCAATGATGGACCACCATCTAATAATGCTGACGAGGGAGAAACCGATATTGCAACTGGTGGACCATCACCTAACCCTACAGCTCGTGTGTTGGAATCTGGTATCCCCATTCCCCAATGGTGGTGGTGCTTTCAATGTGAGTGTTGGAGCCCATGGAGATGCTGGTATAGGAAGGTTCGTTCGTTTTGA
- the LOC110792069 gene encoding pentatricopeptide repeat-containing protein At4g18975, chloroplastic isoform X1, with product MMISCSRNLFLVGVPYDSRNQVKVSMIYFQTQISAGRVLLLRKPAFFVVNGIQCSSKPIVRQSSSTNAIEKSGKSFKKPRKREHHLWKRKESTGSGQKAMNLVRIVSGLPHEKEAVYRALDEWVAWELEFPMLAAAKALKILKSQRQWLRVIQVAKWMLSKGQGTTMATYDAVLLAFDKKERIDEAGSLWNMILHTHTRSISKRLFSRMISLYDHHDIQEKIIEVFADMEELGVKPDEDTVRRVARAFQKLGQEDKKNLVLNRYGCKWKYIHFKGERVRVRRNTLVDES from the exons ATGATGATTAGTTGTAGCAGAAATCTATTTCTCGTTGGTGTTCCTTACGATTCTCGAAACCAG GTGAAGGTATCGATGATATACTTCCAGACCCAAATTTCTGCTGGAAGGGTGTTGCTTTTACGAAAACCTGCATTTTTTGTTGTCAATGGTATCCAG TGCTCTTCTAAACCCATTGTTCGGCAGTCTTCTTCTACTAATGCCATTGAGAA ATCTGGAAAAAGTTTTAAGAAGCCACGGAAGAGAGAACACCACCTGTGGAAACGTAAAGAATCTACTGGTTCTGGTCAGAAAGCAATGAATCTAGTTCGAATT GTTTCTGGACTTCCTCATGAGAAAGAGGCAGTTTATCGTGCATTAGACGAATGGGTTGCATGGGAGCTGGAATTTCCAATGCTTGCGGCAGCCAAGGctctaaaaattttaaaaagtcAGAGGCAGTGGTTGCGAGTAATTCAA GTTGCCAAGTGGATGTTAAGCAAAGGCCAAGGTACAACTATGGCGACATATGATGCAGTCTTATTGGCATTTGACAAGAAGGAGAGAATAGATGAAGCTGGATCTTTGTGGAATATGATTTTGCATACCCACACACGCTCAATTTCAAAGCGGTTGTTTTCTCGGATGATTTCATTATACGATCATCACGATATACAAGAGAAAATAATAGAG GTCTTTGCAGATATGGAAGAATTAGGTGTCAAACCCGATGAAGATACAGTCAGGAGGGTAGCGCGAGCCTTTCAGAAACTGGGTCAAGAAGATAAGAAGAATTTGGTCTTAAATAGATATGGATGTAAATGGAAATACATCCATTTTAAAGGCGAAAGAGTCAGAGTTAGGAGAAACACATTGGTTGATGAAAGCTAA
- the LOC110792069 gene encoding pentatricopeptide repeat-containing protein At4g18975, chloroplastic isoform X2, with the protein MICGLWLILLKEKIVELHKTMIPPTKPSVSIMSKQSKGNPRAILSAFFWPMRSSVSGLPHEKEAVYRALDEWVAWELEFPMLAAAKALKILKSQRQWLRVIQVAKWMLSKGQGTTMATYDAVLLAFDKKERIDEAGSLWNMILHTHTRSISKRLFSRMISLYDHHDIQEKIIEVFADMEELGVKPDEDTVRRVARAFQKLGQEDKKNLVLNRYGCKWKYIHFKGERVRVRRNTLVDES; encoded by the exons ATGATTTGTGGGTTGTGGCTAATTCTGTTGAAGGAAAAAATAGTCGAGTTGCATAAAACCATGATACCCCCGACGAAACCCTCAGTTTCAATCATGTCAAAACAATCAAAAGGCAATCCACGCGCAATCCTTTCCGCATTCTTTTGGCCAATGCGAAGCTCT GTTTCTGGACTTCCTCATGAGAAAGAGGCAGTTTATCGTGCATTAGACGAATGGGTTGCATGGGAGCTGGAATTTCCAATGCTTGCGGCAGCCAAGGctctaaaaattttaaaaagtcAGAGGCAGTGGTTGCGAGTAATTCAA GTTGCCAAGTGGATGTTAAGCAAAGGCCAAGGTACAACTATGGCGACATATGATGCAGTCTTATTGGCATTTGACAAGAAGGAGAGAATAGATGAAGCTGGATCTTTGTGGAATATGATTTTGCATACCCACACACGCTCAATTTCAAAGCGGTTGTTTTCTCGGATGATTTCATTATACGATCATCACGATATACAAGAGAAAATAATAGAG GTCTTTGCAGATATGGAAGAATTAGGTGTCAAACCCGATGAAGATACAGTCAGGAGGGTAGCGCGAGCCTTTCAGAAACTGGGTCAAGAAGATAAGAAGAATTTGGTCTTAAATAGATATGGATGTAAATGGAAATACATCCATTTTAAAGGCGAAAGAGTCAGAGTTAGGAGAAACACATTGGTTGATGAAAGCTAA